The following is a genomic window from Syntrophorhabdus sp..
CTACCCCATGGCCGAAGGGCGAGAAGGCGGTGAAACTGTACAAAGAGAAACTTATGGGCAGGACCCTGCGCGATGCGATCGACGATCCCCTCATTATGAATCAGACATTTGCAGACCATCTCAAGCTCGACGGCCGCGAACGGTTTTTGCCTCTCATCGAGGAGGCCATCAGGACACCCTACGAGATATGGCTCCAGGCGGAAAAGGAGAAACTGACAGGGAAAGTGGTGCTGAGAAAGCGATACATCTCCCTCATCGAGTCCGGCAAGAACCGGCCCCTGCTCCTCGTCGCTGAGGGTGCCCGGGGGCAGTGGGTTGGATACACGGCCGTCTATACGAGAGACCTTAAATACGTTGATGCCATGCGGGAAGGAGTTTTGCTTTATGGAAGGTAGATTGGGTCAGGCACCCTCCGTGCAGAGTCTGCCGGTCTTTGCCGTATCGGGGCACGGCCCACGGCATCGACATGTAGAGTTTAGCACGGCGCAGGGAGATGTCAAGTGCAGATAGACGTCGAGATCAAGGACAGGGAAGTCAAGCGGCTCTTCACGAGGCTCAAGAAGAACGCGACGGACCTCAGGCCCGCCTTCCGCGAGGTTGGCGAGATCGTCCGCTCCTCGGTGATCAGGAACTTCCAGGAGGGCGGCCGTCCCGACAAATGGAAGGAGACGAAGACCGAGTCCATATACAGCGCCTACCGGGGCAGAGGAAAGAAGAAACGAAAGGTCTACACGCTGAAGGGATCCCTCACGAAGGGTTACGCCCGCTACAAGGCAGGCAAGAAGACCCTCATTGACAGAGCGAGGCTCCAGAATTCAATCACGGCCCGCGCACAATCCGACAGGGTGATAGTGGGAACGAACGTCATCTATGCCCGCATCCACCAGCTCGGCGGCGAGGCCGGCAGAAACAGGAAGGTGAAGATCCCGGCGAGGCCGTACCTCCTGGTTCAGGAGGAGGACTGGACACTGATCAGGGATTGCCTCAGGGGATTTCTCATGAAAGGAGCACAGGAATGAAAAACACGCTGGTTTTGATCTGCAAGGACTTAGAAGGGAAGATTCCCACTGAGATCCAGGTGATCCCCTTCGGGTACCACAAGACACCGAAGGGTCCCTTTGAGCTTAATCACGAAGGAGCTGCGGCGATCATCGAGGCGTTCGAGGCTCAGAAAAACGACATGGTGATCGATTACGAGCACCAAACATTTGCGGACCCTCCCGTGGAAGCCCCGGCTGCCGGATGGATAAAACAGCTCATCAACAGGGGCGAGGACGGTGTGTGGGCCGCCCTGGAGTGGACCGAGAAGGCTAAACAGTATATCGCCAATAAGGAATATAAGTACGTCTCACCGGTCTTCCTGAAGAGGATTTCCGACGACAGGGTGGTCCGGCTTATTAACGTGGCGCTCACCAACCAGCCGAATATCGACGGCATGGCTCCTCTCATCAACAAGTTCGGCTTTGAGGGGAGCAAAAATACAAAGGAGGCAACTATGAAAGACTTGCTAAAACTCCTCGGACTTACCGAGGACGCGAAGGAAGAGGCGGCCATCGCCGCGGTGAACAAGCTGATGACAGACCTGCAGGCAAACAAGGCAACTGTGGCAGTGATCGCCAACAAGGGCGTCCTCGATGCCCTTGGCCTGGCTGCAACGGCCACGGAGTCGGAGATCGTCGGCACCATCGAGGCGATGAAACAGTCCCACACGAAGATCGACGATGTCATGAAGGAACTGAACGCCCTCAAAACAAGCTTGACGCAGAAGGGTGCCGACGACGCCGTCGAGATGGCCATGAAGGAGGGCAAGATCACGCCGGCACAGAAGGACTGGGCCCTTGACTACGCGAAGCGCGACCTGGAGGGCTTCAAGGTCTTCGTCTCGAAGGCCCCGGTTGTCGTCATCGAGGGCAAGGTGGTCACCGACCAGAAGGAGACCGGCGCCGGCATCGATGACGTGCAGACCCAGATCAACAAGATGTGCGGCGTCGACGAAGAGACG
Proteins encoded in this region:
- a CDS encoding phage virion morphogenesis protein yields the protein MQIDVEIKDREVKRLFTRLKKNATDLRPAFREVGEIVRSSVIRNFQEGGRPDKWKETKTESIYSAYRGRGKKKRKVYTLKGSLTKGYARYKAGKKTLIDRARLQNSITARAQSDRVIVGTNVIYARIHQLGGEAGRNRKVKIPARPYLLVQEEDWTLIRDCLRGFLMKGAQE